Part of the Streptomyces sp. NBC_01264 genome, GGCCGCCGCTCGGCCACACCGTCCGACGGGATCCGGCGGCCTCCCCGGCGGCCCTGCTGACCGGTTGCCCGCTCGACGCGTGAGGCCGGACCGGTGCGGGCCGCCGTCGGGTCCACCTCGGCACCCGCCCGCCCGCATGGTGATCGTCTCCATACGGGCGCCCCCGAGTGTGGCGTGCGGCACCGTGGGCGGCGCCCGGCGCCCTCCCTACGCTTCCAGCCATGACGAGCGAACTTCCTTCCCCCACCCCGCTGCCGGGACGCGTGGCCCTGGTGACGGGCGGCGGCAGCGGCATCGGCCGGGCGTGTGCGGTGGCCCTGGCCGAGGCCGGGGCGGTGGTGCACGTGGCCGATGTCGACGCCGCGGCGGCGAAGGCCGTCGCCGGCCTCGTCGGCGGGTACGCCCACGCCGTCGACCTGGCCGATCCCGCCGCCATCGGGGAGCTGCCCCGCGCCGTCGACATCCTGGTCAACAGCGCCGGGCTCCAGCACGTCGCCCCGATCACCGAGTTCCCGCCCGAGCGCTTCGCCCTGATCCAGCAGGTGATGGTCACCGCGCCCTTCCTGCTGCTGCGCCACGTGCTGCCGCACATGTACGCCGCCCGCTGGGGCCGCGTGGTCAACATCTCCAGCGTCCACGGACTGCGCGCCAGTGCGTACAAATCGGCCTACGTGGCGGCCAAGCACGGGCTGGAGGGGCTCAGCAAGGTCACCGCGATCGAGGGGGCCCCGTACGGGGTGACCAGCAACTGCATCAGCCCCGGCTACGTCCGCACCCCCCTGGTCGAGGGGCAGATCCTGGACCAGGCCGCCGTGCACGGCATAGCCGCCGGGGACGTGCTGTCCGAGGTGCTGCTGACCCGGTCGCCGATCAAGCGGCTCATCGAGCCTGAGGAGGTCGCGGCGGCCGCCCTGTGGCTCTGCGGTCCGCACACCGGGTACGTGACGGGCACCTCGCTCCCGCTGGACGGCGGCTGGAGCGCCGGCTGACCCCGTCCGGGTGACAGCCCGTGCGCCGCGCCGCGGGGAGCACCGGCGGGTCCCGTACGGTCCCGCACGTGACCGATGCGAACCAGCCCCAGAGCCCGAAGTTCCCGACCGATCCGGCCGCCCCGGCTCCCCCGAACGTCACCACCGGACCCGACGCGCTCCGGGTCCTCGTCCTCGCGGGTTCCTCCCGCGAGGGCTCCGTGAACGCCCGGCTGGCCGCGCTCGTCGCCGGTCAGGTCGAGCGGTCGGGCGCCGTCGCGGACCTCGCCCGGATCGGGGACTTCGTGATGCCCACCTACGACGGCGACGCCGAGCAGGCGGACGGCCCGCCCGCCGGGGCCGCGGCCCTGCGCGAGCGGCTGCTCGCGGCGCAGGCCCTGGTGATCGCCTCGCCCGAGTACAACGCCTCCGTGCCCGGCGTCCTGAAGAACGCCGTCGACTGGGTCTCGCGGTTCCGGCCGCAGCCCTTCAAGGACAAGCAGACGCTGCTGGTGTCCGCCTCCCCGTCGACGATCGGCGGGAACCGCGGGCTCTGGGCGCTGCGGGTCCCGCTCGAACACCTCGGGGCCCGGGTGTACCCCGACATGTTCAGCCTCGCCATGGCGCACTCCGCCTTCGGCGAGGACGGCGAGCTGACCGATGCGGGACTGCGCGAGCGGCTGGCCGACACCGTCGACTCCTTCCTCGCGCTGGCCGAGGCGGACACCCGCTACCTGTGCCTCCAGCGCCGCTGGTACGAGTTCCTGGGCGACGAGAGCAGCGCTCCCGTGACCCAGCGCGCGGAGGGCTGACGGGCTGCTCAGGGGGTGCCTGAAGGAGCGATCCGCGCGCGGGTTAGCATATGAGCGCCGCCTAGCTCGAAAGATAATTCTGTGACTGTCAATGACGACTCGTTCACCAACTGGAAGAACCGCGAGAAGATCGCGGAGTCGATGATCCCGATCATCGGCAAGCTGCACCGGGAGCGGGACGTCACGATCCTGCTGCACAGCCGCTCCTTGGTGAACAAGTCCGTGGTGAGCATTCTCAAGACCCACCGTTTCGCGCGCCAGATCGACGGCGAGGAGCTCTCGGTCACCGAGACCCTCCCCTTCCTCCAGGCGCTCACCACCCTCGACCTCGGTCCCTCGCAGATCGACCTCGGCATGCTCGCCGCGGCGTACGCGACGGACGACCGCGGTCTGTCGGTGGAGGAGTTCACCGCCGGCGCCGTCGCCGGCGCCACCGGCGCCAACAAGATCGAGCGCGGCGAGGGCCGCGACGTGGTCCTCTACGGCTTCGGCCGCATCGGCCGCCTCGTCGCCCGCCTGCTCATCGAGAAGACCGGCTCCGGCAACGGCCTGCGCCTGCGCGCCATCGTGGTCCGCGGCGGCGGTGAGGCGGACCTCGTCAAGCGCGCCTCGCTGCTGCGCCGCGACTCGATCCACGGCCAGTTCCAGGGCACGATCACGGTGGACGAGGCGACCAGCACGATCATCGCCAACGGCAACGAGATCAAGGTGATCTACGCCAACGACCCGTCCGAGGTCGACTACACGGCGTACGGCATCAAGGACGCCATCCTGATCGACAACACCGGGAAGTGGCGCGACCGCGAGGGCCTGTCCAAGCACCTGCGCCCCGGTATCGACAAGGTCGTCCTGACGGCTCCGGGCAAGGGCGACGTCCCGAACATCGTGCACGGCGTCAACCACGACACGATCAAGCCGGACGAGCAGATCCTGTCCTGCGCCTCCTGCACCACCAACGCGATCGTCCCGCCGCTGAAGGCGATGGCGGACGAGTACGGCGTTCTGCGCGGCCACGTGGAGACCGTCCACTCATTCACCAACGACCAGAACCTGCTGGACAACTACCACAGCGCCGACCGCCGCGGCCGTTCCGCGCCGCTCAACATGGTCATGACGGAGACCGGCGCGGCCTCCGCCGTCGCCAAGGCGCTGCCCGACCTCAAGGCCCCGATCAGCGGCAGCTCGATCCGCGTCCCCGTCCCGGACGTCTCGATCGCGATCCTCAGCCTGCGCCTCGGCCGCGAGACCACCCGCGAAGAGGTGCTCGACTACCTCCGCGAGGTGTCGCTGACCTCGCCGCTGAAGCGCCAGATCGACTTCACCACGGCGCCCGACGCGGTCTCCAGCGACTTCATCGGCTCGCGTCACGCCTCGATCGTCGACGCGGGCGCGACCAAGGTCGACGGGGACAACGCGATCCTCTACCTCTGGTACGACAACGAGTTCGGCTACTCCTGCCAGGTCGTCCGGGTCGTCCAGTACGTCTCCGGGGTCGAGTACCCGACCTACCCGGCGCCCGCGGCCTGATCCTCCAGGGCCCGCCAGGACCGGATGTACCGGACGCCCCCCGAGTGACCTGTGGTCACTCGGGGGGCGTCCGTGCGTCCTGGCCCGGGGGCGCGGCGGCGCGGGCCGCCGCGAGCTGGGTGCGCGAGCGGACGCCGAGCTTGCGGTAGACGCGGCTCAGCATGCCCTCGACGGTCTTGACCGAGATGAACATGTGCTGGGCGGCCTGCTGGTTGGTGGCGCCCTGGCAGATCAGGTCCGCCAGGCGCGACTCGGACTCGGTCAGCCTGCTCGCGCCCGGTGCGGGTCCCGTGGCCAGGCCCGATGCCGGGGCCGAGCCGCCCGCCCGGTCGAGCAGCTCCCGGGTCAGCTCCTGCCAGGGACGGGCGCCGGTGTCGTCGAAGACGGCCCGGGCCGCCTCCCAGGCCGTACGGGCGGCCGCCTGGCGTCTGCGGGCCCGCTCGACCCGGCCCAGGGCGAGGAGCGTACGGGCCTGCTCCAGGGGCAGCCCCAGCCGTTCGAAGGCGGCCGCCGTGCGGTGGAGCAGGCCGCTCGCCTCCTCCACGTCGCCGCCGCGGGCCAGCAGGATCCCATGGGCCCGGTCCAGCGCGGCCCCCGGTCCCGAGTCGGCTCCGGCCCGGCCCGCGGCGGGCCGTACGCGCTCCAGCAGCGCGCTGGCCAGGTCGAGGCGGCCCGCGCAGGTGAAGGCCTCCACGGCGTCCGGCTGCCAGCGGAACATCCCGGGGTCGGCGAGGGGGACGTGCCGCTCGGCGTCGGCGACGGCCGTGAGGGAGGCCACCGCGTCGGCGACGTCCCCGGTGTGCAGCTGGACCGCGCCCATGACCCAGAGGTTGCGCGACACGTACAGTCCGTCGCCCTCCTCCTGTGAGGCGCGGGCCCCGCAGGAGGCGGTGCGCAGGGCGGCCGCGAAGGATCCGGCGGCGCTTTGCGTCAGCGCCGCGGTGTACCAGGCGGGGCCCATGGACAGGCCGGCTTCCGTGGACAGCCGTACGGCCTGATCGGCCCACGCCAGCGCCGGGGCGCACGCCCCGAGGCGGGTGTCGACCTCGGCGAGGCTGCGCCAGATGTCGACCAGGTCCTCCGCGTCTCCCTCGTGTTCGGCGAGCGCGAGCAGTTCCACGAGCCGTTCGCGGGCTTCGGCCAGCCGGTCGTCGAAGACGGCGTGCCGGGCGGCGAGGTACTGGGCGCTGTTGCGAATGCCGGAGTGCTGGGCCGGGATCCCGAGGGCGAGGGCCTCGGCGAGCGTGCCCGGCGCATCGGCGGTGCCCAGGACGCGTTCCATCCGGGCGCGCATGGTCAGGGCGGCCGCCTGCAGGGGGCGGTGGCCTCCGGCCGCGGCGAGTTCGGCGGCCCGGCCGGCCGCGCGCAGGGCCCGCTCCGGGGCCGAGTGGGCGACGTTGGCGGCGATGGCCGCACGGAGCTCGACGGCGGCGAGCAGGTCGGGGTGGCCCGCCGCGAGTTCCCGGCAGCGCGCGAGCAGCGGCTCCAGATCGGTGATGGCCTGGCCGTGGGCGTCGACGACGGCGAGCAGCGCGGTGACCTGATCGGTGGGCTCGGCCCTGCTGGCGGTCAGCGCGTCGGCCGCCTGCCGGGCGATGTCGACGGAGCCGGCGCAGGCCGCCTCCTGGGCCGCGTACGAAAGCCTGCGGATGCGCATCGCGGACCGGGCCGGCGGGGTGATCTCGGCGGCGAGGAGGAACAGTTCGGCGGCCAGGGAACGTTCTCCCGCCTCGCGGGCGGTGGTCGCGGCGGTCTCGGTGTCCTCGGCCAGCCCCTGGTCGGGCAGGTCCGCGGCCAGGGCCCGGTGGCGCACCTCGTGGACGGGGTCCCCGACGGCCCGCGCCAGCGTCAGGTGGGCGGCCGCGCGCAGCGGCCGGGCCCCGGAGCGGGCGGCGGCCCGGGCGAGGGCCGCCGCCGTGAAGTGGACGGCGCTCGCCGCATCCACGCTCAGCACCCCGGCTTCCCGGGCCTGGGCCAGGTGTTCCTCGGCGTCGGAGCGGCCCGCCCGCAGGAGCAGCGGCAGCGAGGGCCGGCTCGTCAGTGCGGCGAGCATCAGGGTGTGCCGGGCGTCGTCGCCGAGCGTGGAGCGCAGCCAGGCCCCGGCCGCGTCGACCGTCTGCGCGGTCATGACCGGCCGCTGCCGCTGGGAGGCGGGCAGCCGCGCGAGTGCCGTACAGGACACGGAGGTCAGCAGGGGGTGGCCGCCGCAGTGGCTCTGCAGGGGGCCCGCCCAGCGGGTGGGCAGTCCGTGCGCGTCGAGCAGGGCGGCCGTCTCCTCCGCGTCGAGCGGGTCCACGTCGACCTGTGCGGGATGCCCGCCGAGCAGCCGGGCGGCGGACTGCGCCCGGCCGTGGACGCGTTCGGTGACGATCGCGGTGAGCCCGGGTGCGGCGAGGGTGCGCAGGGCGTAGCCGAGGACGTCGGCGCTGGCCGGGTCGAGCCACTGGGCCCCGTCCACGGCGAGGATCCAGCGGCCCGTGGCGAGCAGCGCGGTCACCGCGAGGCGGGCGGGCAACTGCTCGGAGGCGGCGAGCGGTTCGTCGGCGCCCCGGTGCAGGATCCGGTCGACCACCTCGCTCTGCCGGCCGGAGAGCACCGCGAGGTGGGCCGGGCCGCAGTGGGACAGCATCTGGGCGAGCGCGCCGAAGACGTGGCCGCGGTCCTCTTCGACCGCCGTGACGCGCAGCACCGTACGCCCGGATCCGGATCTCGTGCCGGTGCCGCTGCCGCTGCCGGGGACCAGGGTGCGCAGCACCTCCTCCAGGACCGTGGTCTTGCCCGCGCCCCAGGGACCGGCGAGCGCCACCCGCCCCTCCCGCTCCAGCACGGCGGCCGCGCGTCCGGCCGCGCCCGAAACCGCGTACCGGCCCCCCGCGACCGGCACGGGGCCGGCCGCGGAGTCGGCCGGGCCGGACGGGTCGGCCAGGTCTGCCGGGTCGTTCACGTCGCTGTCTGGCATCACGAGGAGGCACCGTAGGCGGCGCCGGTTCCCGTGACAACGCCGGGTACCACCGGGCCGGGGGATCAAGGGTTTCCCCTGATGCCAAGGGGTCCCGCTCCCGGCGATGGTGGTGCGACGGCGGGCCGTCCGCGCTCCGGGTGAGGGGTGGCAGACCCGGAGCACCGCAGCCCCCCACGGGAGGAGCGGGGGCGCGGTCCGGACGGCTCGCCGTACAGCTCCCCGGGCCCGGCACGACGGGCCCGGGGAGCCGTACGCGCGTGCGCCGCGCGGGGCCGCCGCCCGCGCCGCGCACGCGTGAGCCCCGGCCCCGGCCGACGTGGTAGGACAACGCCGCGGGCCGGGGCAAGGCCGGTTGGGCCGCACGCGGCGTACCGGACGGCCCGCGGTCGACGCCATCGGCAGCAAGGGATTCCTCCGATGCTCGCGGTACCGGCCCGGGATCACTCTGTTGGCCACCCCGGAGTGCGCAGACGCGGCTCCCCGACCTCCGCACTCCGGGGACGTGAACGGGTCCCGTGCTCCCCCACGGGACGCGCATCCGTACCGGCCTACCCCTCCGGTCCGCCCCCCCATGAAGGGATTTCCGTGCGAAATCTGCCCAACAGGTCCAAGTGGGCCTCCGTTGCCGCGGCCTCGGTCACGGCCGTCGTCGCGCTCGGCGGCCTCAGCGCCCTGCCCGCTCAGGCCACCCAGGCCGCGCGGCCCGGACCGTCCGTGTCCCCGCAGGTCCTCGAGGCCATGCAGCGCGATCTCCGCCTCTCCCCCGAACAGGCCCGCGACCGGATCGCCGACGAAGCGGCGGCCAGCAGGGCCGCCACCCTCATCCGGGGCCGGGTCGGCGACCGGGTGGCGGGCATGTGGTTCGACTCCTCGACGGGACGGCTGAACGCGGCCGTCTCCAGCGCCGCGGACGCCGCGCTCGTACGGGACGCGGGCGCCGTCGCCCATCAGGCCCGCTACAGCCCGGCCGAACTGGCCGCCACCACCCGGGCCGTCAGCCGCGACATCGGCGACGGGATCGCGGGCGTGGTCGCGTGGGGTCCCGACGTGCGGAACAACCGGATCGTCGTCACGGTGGACCGGACGGCGCGCAACGCCTCCACGGACGCCTTCGTGGCCCGCCTCGCCGCCATGGGCGGCATCGTCCACGTCACGGAGACCTCCGACAGGCCGCAGCAGCAGGCCGACGTCACCGGCGGCGACAAGTGGGTGCCGGGCAGCGAGAGCCCGTGCTCCATCGGCTTCGCCGCCACCCGGGCCACCGGGGGCGCCAAGACCTTCCTGACGGCAGGTCACTGCACCAACGACGTCAACCAGGCCGCCTACGGCAAGGACGGGACCCGCGTGGGCACGTCCAACAAGGACGGGCAGAGCAGCATCAACGCCCGGGAAGGCGACATGGGCGTCGTCGACGTGGACCAGTCGGGGTGGAACCTCTCCCCGTACGTCGCGGGCGACTCGACCCACACCGCCATCGCCGTCACCGGATCCGCCGACGCCGTGGTCGGCACCGCGATCTGCCGCTCCGGGCAGACCACGGGCATGCGGTGCGGCGAGGTCACCAAGGTCAACCAGAGCGTGGACTACGGCAGCGTGGTCATCGACGGCCTGTCGTACTCCAACGCCTGTTCCGCGGGCGGCGATTCGGGCGGCGCGTACGTCACCGCGACCGGCGGCAAGGCCGTCGGCCTGCACTCCGGCGGCGGCAGTGCCACCTGCACCTCGGGCAGCGGGGAGAAGTTCACCATCTTCCAGCCCGTGGTCGAGGCCCTGACCCGGTTCAACCTGGCCCTGGCCGTCACCACCCCGCAGCCCGGCAACGTCACCGTCTCCGCGGTTTCGGCCCAGAACGGCGTCATCGGCGCCCGGATAGCCGAGCTGAAGAACACCGCCGAGGGTGGCACGGCCCCCTACACCTGGTCCGCGACGGGCCTGCCCGCCGGCCTGGCCATCGCCTCCGACACCGGCAGCATCACCGGTACCCCCACCACGGCCGGAACCTCCAACGTGACCGTCACCGCGACCGACAACGCCGG contains:
- a CDS encoding glyceraldehyde-3-phosphate dehydrogenase; protein product: MTVNDDSFTNWKNREKIAESMIPIIGKLHRERDVTILLHSRSLVNKSVVSILKTHRFARQIDGEELSVTETLPFLQALTTLDLGPSQIDLGMLAAAYATDDRGLSVEEFTAGAVAGATGANKIERGEGRDVVLYGFGRIGRLVARLLIEKTGSGNGLRLRAIVVRGGGEADLVKRASLLRRDSIHGQFQGTITVDEATSTIIANGNEIKVIYANDPSEVDYTAYGIKDAILIDNTGKWRDREGLSKHLRPGIDKVVLTAPGKGDVPNIVHGVNHDTIKPDEQILSCASCTTNAIVPPLKAMADEYGVLRGHVETVHSFTNDQNLLDNYHSADRRGRSAPLNMVMTETGAASAVAKALPDLKAPISGSSIRVPVPDVSIAILSLRLGRETTREEVLDYLREVSLTSPLKRQIDFTTAPDAVSSDFIGSRHASIVDAGATKVDGDNAILYLWYDNEFGYSCQVVRVVQYVSGVEYPTYPAPAA
- a CDS encoding NADPH-dependent FMN reductase; translation: MTDANQPQSPKFPTDPAAPAPPNVTTGPDALRVLVLAGSSREGSVNARLAALVAGQVERSGAVADLARIGDFVMPTYDGDAEQADGPPAGAAALRERLLAAQALVIASPEYNASVPGVLKNAVDWVSRFRPQPFKDKQTLLVSASPSTIGGNRGLWALRVPLEHLGARVYPDMFSLAMAHSAFGEDGELTDAGLRERLADTVDSFLALAEADTRYLCLQRRWYEFLGDESSAPVTQRAEG
- a CDS encoding putative Ig domain-containing protein, encoding MRNLPNRSKWASVAAASVTAVVALGGLSALPAQATQAARPGPSVSPQVLEAMQRDLRLSPEQARDRIADEAAASRAATLIRGRVGDRVAGMWFDSSTGRLNAAVSSAADAALVRDAGAVAHQARYSPAELAATTRAVSRDIGDGIAGVVAWGPDVRNNRIVVTVDRTARNASTDAFVARLAAMGGIVHVTETSDRPQQQADVTGGDKWVPGSESPCSIGFAATRATGGAKTFLTAGHCTNDVNQAAYGKDGTRVGTSNKDGQSSINAREGDMGVVDVDQSGWNLSPYVAGDSTHTAIAVTGSADAVVGTAICRSGQTTGMRCGEVTKVNQSVDYGSVVIDGLSYSNACSAGGDSGGAYVTATGGKAVGLHSGGGSATCTSGSGEKFTIFQPVVEALTRFNLALAVTTPQPGNVTVSAVSAQNGVIGARIAELKNTAEGGTAPYTWSATGLPAGLAIASDTGSITGTPTTAGTSNVTVTATDNAGKTGSASFSWTITTAGTALSVTNPGNQSSAVGAAATLTVKATGGTAPYAWSATGLPAGLSIGSATGTVTGTATTAGTSNVTVTATDNAGKTASTTFSWTVSTVTGTSPVLTNPGNQTVYIGKPVSLALEAAGGTAPYAFKATGLPAGLSLNAATGVITGSPTTWGFGGSTLTVTDAAGKSSSVNVTWNVYF
- a CDS encoding 3-hydroxybutyrate dehydrogenase, whose protein sequence is MTSELPSPTPLPGRVALVTGGGSGIGRACAVALAEAGAVVHVADVDAAAAKAVAGLVGGYAHAVDLADPAAIGELPRAVDILVNSAGLQHVAPITEFPPERFALIQQVMVTAPFLLLRHVLPHMYAARWGRVVNISSVHGLRASAYKSAYVAAKHGLEGLSKVTAIEGAPYGVTSNCISPGYVRTPLVEGQILDQAAVHGIAAGDVLSEVLLTRSPIKRLIEPEEVAAAALWLCGPHTGYVTGTSLPLDGGWSAG
- a CDS encoding helix-turn-helix transcriptional regulator, with protein sequence MPDSDVNDPADLADPSGPADSAAGPVPVAGGRYAVSGAAGRAAAVLEREGRVALAGPWGAGKTTVLEEVLRTLVPGSGSGTGTRSGSGRTVLRVTAVEEDRGHVFGALAQMLSHCGPAHLAVLSGRQSEVVDRILHRGADEPLAASEQLPARLAVTALLATGRWILAVDGAQWLDPASADVLGYALRTLAAPGLTAIVTERVHGRAQSAARLLGGHPAQVDVDPLDAEETAALLDAHGLPTRWAGPLQSHCGGHPLLTSVSCTALARLPASQRQRPVMTAQTVDAAGAWLRSTLGDDARHTLMLAALTSRPSLPLLLRAGRSDAEEHLAQAREAGVLSVDAASAVHFTAAALARAAARSGARPLRAAAHLTLARAVGDPVHEVRHRALAADLPDQGLAEDTETAATTAREAGERSLAAELFLLAAEITPPARSAMRIRRLSYAAQEAACAGSVDIARQAADALTASRAEPTDQVTALLAVVDAHGQAITDLEPLLARCRELAAGHPDLLAAVELRAAIAANVAHSAPERALRAAGRAAELAAAGGHRPLQAAALTMRARMERVLGTADAPGTLAEALALGIPAQHSGIRNSAQYLAARHAVFDDRLAEARERLVELLALAEHEGDAEDLVDIWRSLAEVDTRLGACAPALAWADQAVRLSTEAGLSMGPAWYTAALTQSAAGSFAAALRTASCGARASQEEGDGLYVSRNLWVMGAVQLHTGDVADAVASLTAVADAERHVPLADPGMFRWQPDAVEAFTCAGRLDLASALLERVRPAAGRAGADSGPGAALDRAHGILLARGGDVEEASGLLHRTAAAFERLGLPLEQARTLLALGRVERARRRQAAARTAWEAARAVFDDTGARPWQELTRELLDRAGGSAPASGLATGPAPGASRLTESESRLADLICQGATNQQAAQHMFISVKTVEGMLSRVYRKLGVRSRTQLAAARAAAPPGQDARTPPE